One window of the Psilocybe cubensis strain MGC-MH-2018 chromosome 12, whole genome shotgun sequence genome contains the following:
- a CDS encoding Mycophenolic acid biosynthesis cluster protein B, with protein MPFLSEFRYVDGFWLALPSFFQQRSQRLHTHASHSTYVFAGVLVWMGLVRALRWRRYNAIHRKYLRKWNNGKGTITPEEAQEITSVGAAYDMPLLLNYALAFALFKTYAIPSISTLLNKTKQLSSTENISKRYADTELLIATYFFCPISGYVNPSMYGDDPKSSSMDDPRAMIALARTNYLHSKYQISNNDFLYTLCLFALEPNTWAGRWGWRALSPLERHAYYVFWAEIGRRMDIKDIPDSFESLSAWSKASRALGYLFLATQSNHDLAGFTLEELLSAVPEFGGLKSFARRLAICAMDDIVREAMMYPKQPWLLRTVVWWSLYSVGVFQRWFLLPRGFPSTPVNVTQNFKTGGGCPRLHPNKWAARPWYRPEPTTSFGYFTEKLLVKLGWYSEMPSSMLKSTGYRLEEMRAMRRLCERHPNSKVIQFWDLGHWKEEKEYTNEPSPDI; from the exons ATGCCTTTTCTTTCAGAATTCCGATATGTGGATGGATTTTGGTTGGCTTTACCCTCGTTTTTCCAACAAAGATCTCAGAGGCTACACACTCATGCATCGCATTCGACATACGTATTTGCAGGGGTTCTTGTCTGGATGGGTCTCGTCCGAGCGCTGAGGTGGAGGCGGTATAATGCCATCCACCGAAAGTACCTGCGGAAATGGAATAACGGTAAGGGGACAATCACGCCAGAAGAGGCGCAGGAAATCACTTCGGTTGGTGCTGCCTACGATATGCCTCTTTTGCTCAACTATGCGCTGGCTTTTGCACTGTTCAAGACATACGCAATC CCGTCGATCTCTACTTTATTGAACAAGACTAAACAGCTTAGCTCGACGGAGAATATCTCGAAGCGATACGCGGAT ACCGAACTTCTCATCG CAACTTATTTCTTCTGCCCGATATCTGGATATGTTAATCCTTCGATGTATGGCGACGATCCTAAGTCCTCCTCCATGGATGATCCACGGGCAATGATTGCACTCGCACGCACTAACTATCTTCATTCAAAATACCAAATT TCAAATAACGATTTCTTATACACTCTTTGTTTGTTCGCACTGGAGCCCAAC ACTTGGGCAGGCCGTTGGGGCTGGCGGGCATTATCTCCTCTCGAGAGACACGCCTATTATGTTTTCTGGGCTGAAATTGGGAGAAGAATGGATATCAAGGATATTCCAGATAGTTTTGAAAGCCTTTCTGCATGGTCAAAGGCGAGTCGGGCGCTTGGCTATCTTTTTCTGGCTA CGCAATCTAACCATGACTTGGCTGGTTTTACGCTTGAAGAGCTGCTTTCGGCTGTACCTGAGTTTGGTGGACTTAAATCCTTTGCGAGACGATTGGCGATTTGTGCCATGGATGATATTGTGAGGGAAGCGATGAT GTATCCGAAGCAGCCATGGCTGCTTCGGACAGTTGTATGGTGGTCCCTGTACTCTGTTGGCGTGTTCCAGCGGTGGTTCTTACTCCCTCGAGGTTTTCCATCTACCCCTGTAAATGTCACTCAAAACTTCAAAACAGGTGGAGGTTGTCCTCGTCTGCATCCCAATAA GTGGGCTGCACGACCGTGGTACAGGCCTGAGCCTACAACTTCATTTGGATACTTCACGGAGAAGTTACTAGTGAAATTAGGATGGTACTCTGAGATGCCAAGCAGCAT GTTGAAGAGCACAGGATATAGGCTGGAAGAGATG CGGGCCATGAGGAGGTTATGCGAGAGGCATCCAAACTCCAAGGTCATCCAGTTTTGGGACCTTGGTCAttggaaggaagaaaaggaatatACCAACGAACCTAGT CCCGATATTTAG
- a CDS encoding Transcription initiation factor TFIID subunit 11, with protein MTTPYSGYTPSTASQPSYPANSGQTTPVQTTSTPSHFTSVLSNVQYDSQSQPGTPTPAGRGRPRGSATGAKRGRKPKNPVPEASSPRPFITNSFVANPSPAIASGSASSSTSGPNPQYPRVHWAIPPPGAGGVENAESSVDGASGSAVTGSNTNGEAGPSNASADQPASASGQNGTSLPIITGVIDPALTGATGVVPSGSQRGTPAPEGSAGLSFYPSRGTPQPQSNTARGGTVGVDDEAEGDDELLPAMADDDYSAQLSWQSQSKDNLKVLMDNLSPAQYDRFEAYRRHALPKQAVRKVIQQTLGQQVSQPVAQIIAGFSKVFVGEIVEKARAVQTRRGDTGPLSPDHLREAYRAYQEETGHVGAARPIRAKKLFVR; from the exons ATGACGACTCCATATTCAGGATATACCCCATCTACTGCTAGTCAACCATCTTATCCAGCCAATTCAGGACAAACCACACCCGTACAAACCACATCTACACCTTCACATTTCACTTCCGTTCTTTCCAATGTTCAGTACGACTCCCAAAGTCAACCGGGCACTCCTACGCCAGCTGGACGTGGGCGGCCTCGAGGTTCCGCGACGGGAGCGAAGAGAGGACGAAAGCCGAAAAATCCAGTTCCCGAAGCATCATCGCCACGGCCATTCATTACAAACTCTTTCGTTGCTAATCCATCACCGGCCATAGCTTCAGGCTCAGCAAGCTCGTCAACTTCGGGTCCTAATCCACAATATCCACGGGTACATTGGGCTATTCCGCCACCTGGTGCAGGAGGGGTCGAAAACGCGGAAAGCTCTGTGGATGGTGCATCTGGGAGTGCGGTCACTGGAAGCAATACCAATGGAGAGGCAGGACCATCGAACGCATCAGCAGACCAGCCTGCTTCTGCATCTGGTCAGAATGGGACTTCATTACCCATTATAACCGGAGTAATTGATCCTGCATTGACTGGTGCTACGGGGGTTGTGCCTAGTGGCAGTCAACGAGGGACACCGGCACCCGAAGGATCTGCCGGACTTTCCTTTTATCCGTCAAGGGGGACCCCCCAGCCCCAATCAAATACTGCTCGGGGTGGAACAGTCGGTGTAGACGATGAAGCTGAAGGGGACGATGAGCTACTTCCTGCCATGGCTGACGATGATTACTCGGCACAGTTGTCGTGGCAGAGTCAATCGAAAGATAATCTGAA AGTCTTGATGGACAATCTGAGTCCAGCACAGTATGATCGATTCGAAGCATATAGACGGCATGCTTTGCCCAAACAGGCTGTTCGGAAG GTGATACAACAAACACTCGGTCAACAGGTATCACAACCCGTCGCTCAGATTATAGCTGGTTTTTCGAAGGTCTTTGTTGGTGAGATTGTTGAAAAAG CTCGCGCAGTCCAGACTAGACGCGGCGACACCGGACCTCTATCTCCTGACCACCTGCGTGAAGCATACAGGGCATATCAAGAAGAAACGGGACACGTAGGCGCAGCACGGCCTATTCGAGCGAAAAAACTTTTCGTACGATGA